In the Thermococcus sp. MAR1 genome, one interval contains:
- the cas1b gene encoding type I-B CRISPR-associated endonuclease Cas1b yields MKKPYYITQMGILERRGNTLFFENENLKRAIPINSTSEIHCFKPVTLTSGAIKILSEKNVPVHFYNKHSYYRGSYMPVEGQVSGTVVIKQAEHYLDPEKRLYVAKQFVEGIKASMVALLKAHKANYKVISEVEIEGNSPAELMGLESQLWKEFYGLFASLLRHFEFNERNRNPPRDEVNALISLGNSVLYTVALSEIRKTYLHPAISFLHEPLERRYSLSLDLADIFKPVTVFRVILRLVNRRQIREEHFRKEIGVMLNDDGLRLFLSELNSEFSRKVLHPRFRRNVSIRYLIRLEGYSLVKHFLGDFTYRSLRVWW; encoded by the coding sequence TTGAAGAAGCCCTATTACATCACCCAGATGGGGATCCTTGAGAGGAGGGGTAACACGCTGTTCTTCGAGAACGAGAACCTGAAGAGGGCCATACCAATCAACTCCACCAGCGAAATCCACTGCTTCAAGCCGGTGACGCTGACAAGCGGGGCCATAAAAATACTCTCAGAAAAGAACGTCCCGGTTCATTTCTACAACAAGCATAGCTACTACCGCGGCTCCTATATGCCTGTAGAAGGGCAGGTGAGTGGAACGGTGGTAATAAAGCAGGCCGAGCACTACCTCGACCCGGAGAAGAGGTTATATGTGGCGAAACAGTTCGTGGAAGGAATAAAGGCCTCGATGGTTGCCCTCCTCAAGGCCCACAAGGCTAACTACAAGGTGATTTCAGAGGTTGAGATTGAAGGCAATAGTCCGGCCGAGCTGATGGGCCTTGAAAGCCAGCTCTGGAAGGAGTTCTATGGGCTATTTGCTTCCCTGCTCAGGCACTTTGAATTCAATGAGCGGAACAGGAATCCGCCCCGGGACGAGGTGAACGCGCTCATAAGTCTTGGAAACTCAGTCCTCTACACCGTCGCCCTCTCGGAAATCCGGAAGACCTATCTTCACCCGGCTATAAGCTTCCTTCACGAGCCACTCGAGAGGCGCTACTCCCTGTCCCTTGACTTGGCCGATATCTTCAAGCCAGTAACCGTCTTCCGCGTAATTCTCCGCCTGGTGAACAGGAGGCAAATTAGAGAGGAGCACTTCAGAAAGGAAATTGGAGTGATGCTCAACGATGATGGCCTGAGGCTGTTTCTGTCCGAGCTTAACTCCGAGTTTTCCCGGAAGGTTCTCCACCCGAGGTTCAGAAGGAACGTCTCAATTCGCTATCTAATCCGGCTGGAGGGCTACTCCCTCGTCAAGCACTTTCTCGGTGACTTCACTTACAGGTCCCTGCGGGTGTGGTGGTGA
- the cas2 gene encoding CRISPR-associated endonuclease Cas2, whose product MYVIVVYDVDVKRVTKVHRFLRTHLHWRQNSVFEGEVSRAQLYEIKRTLEGLIDGDDSVLIYELPRGNFNLHIIGTDKNPAGEII is encoded by the coding sequence ATGTACGTGATAGTTGTTTACGATGTGGACGTAAAGCGAGTCACGAAAGTTCACCGCTTCCTCAGGACTCACCTCCACTGGAGGCAGAACAGCGTTTTTGAGGGAGAAGTTAGCAGGGCCCAGCTCTACGAGATAAAGCGGACGCTGGAGGGACTAATTGACGGCGACGATTCGGTCCTGATCTACGAGCTTCCGCGGGGGAACTTCAACCTCCACATCATCGGGACCGACAAGAACCCGGCGGGGGAGATAATTTGA
- the cas4 gene encoding CRISPR-associated protein Cas4, translating into MRITGVMVQYYFACPRELWFFSRGLQFDFENEDILIGRLIHRESFERGWKEVLLEGAKLDVVFLDDGVRVVEIKKSSKLEEPAKWQLKYYLYLLRKAGVEAEGIISYPREGTREEVKLTEEDMETLENVLKEIERVISLENPPPAEKKPYCRRCAYRDFCWV; encoded by the coding sequence TTGAGGATAACCGGCGTAATGGTGCAGTACTACTTTGCCTGCCCGAGGGAACTGTGGTTCTTTTCCAGGGGTCTTCAGTTCGACTTTGAAAACGAAGACATACTAATCGGTCGGCTCATTCACAGGGAGAGCTTTGAGCGCGGCTGGAAGGAAGTTCTGCTGGAGGGCGCAAAGCTCGACGTTGTTTTCCTCGATGACGGGGTCAGGGTGGTAGAGATTAAAAAGAGCTCCAAGCTTGAGGAACCGGCGAAATGGCAGCTGAAGTACTATCTCTACCTCCTCCGGAAGGCCGGCGTCGAGGCCGAAGGAATCATCTCCTATCCAAGGGAAGGGACGCGGGAGGAGGTCAAACTTACGGAGGAGGACATGGAAACACTTGAGAACGTCCTGAAGGAGATAGAAAGGGTTATATCCCTTGAAAACCCACCTCCAGCTGAGAAAAAGCCCTACTGCCGGCGCTGTGCCTACAGGGACTTTTGCTGGGTGTGA
- the cas3 gene encoding CRISPR-associated helicase Cas3', which yields MEPGEIERLIKERKAKPDKSIYEHSLGAMNIARKLLKRIPHDAELDECLLRHVFLHDIGKLDDRFQERLKGNRKKAPPHAYLGLELASRLLDCPEPYRTLALASILTHHSDLHPTLYSEEINRGESLIINGIAVSNPAETAKHVRNRLATGRLAREHGFTGPEGKVRFRALYTLFNGLLRVSDWLESAGLGADFYHLNSGAVVRGAVLNYLSSKGFSPRDYQLAVTGKGGGYFRLPTGDGKTETSLLVTSDDASKVIYSLPTITTTEAMRKRFESIFGPDRVSFSHGMLFLSLYLSGKLDEKLIHRYAMKPIFVSTVDQVLLAFLGYPRFPVREFALRGAHWIIDEIHAYTPFTLSLILDGIEYALKYLGTKVTVMSATLPAPLAEELGRRGLKELLPDKGVASRYHSRRRVKIRIGNGNLFDAVDEIARQRGKVLVVANTVGRARRVYEEIKAKRDDVYLFHSRFINRDKREKMELVEKIKSGILVATQVVEVSLDIDYDVMYTEVAPVDALIQRFGRVNRRGKKRGIAYIFEPEGNKKHLPYDRDAFEETLNLLGELEGVENELELLRLNDRFYTAIWNKYERELKKGFLWKSRDGLGRITKWSRGEKLLSTRDTFMSLPAVPRPFLEKAIDYASRWEERSHEKRLDATVYVIEHTVNVPIWTLKENLHDNDDLREHFGVFGVELEYSRETGLTEEL from the coding sequence ATGGAACCGGGCGAAATTGAAAGGCTGATAAAGGAGAGAAAGGCCAAGCCCGATAAGAGCATCTACGAGCATTCCCTTGGTGCCATGAACATAGCAAGGAAACTGCTCAAAAGAATCCCCCACGATGCGGAGCTAGACGAATGCCTGCTCAGACACGTTTTCCTCCACGACATAGGCAAGCTCGATGACCGGTTCCAGGAAAGGCTCAAGGGCAATAGAAAGAAGGCCCCCCCACACGCCTACCTCGGCCTTGAACTCGCTTCGCGCCTCCTCGACTGCCCGGAGCCTTACAGAACGCTGGCCCTGGCTTCAATACTCACCCACCACTCCGACCTCCACCCCACGCTGTACAGCGAGGAAATAAACAGGGGGGAGAGCCTTATAATCAACGGCATCGCGGTGTCCAATCCAGCCGAGACGGCTAAACACGTCCGTAACCGACTGGCCACAGGCAGGCTCGCGAGGGAACACGGCTTCACAGGGCCGGAAGGAAAGGTAAGGTTCAGAGCGCTCTACACACTCTTCAACGGCCTCCTCAGGGTTTCTGACTGGCTTGAGAGCGCCGGGTTGGGAGCCGACTTTTACCATCTCAACAGTGGGGCTGTGGTCAGGGGGGCGGTTCTCAACTACCTGTCCTCAAAGGGCTTTTCCCCCAGGGACTACCAGCTCGCGGTCACTGGAAAGGGGGGCGGCTACTTCCGCCTTCCAACCGGAGACGGGAAGACGGAGACAAGCCTGCTCGTTACCTCGGATGACGCCTCCAAGGTAATTTACTCCCTCCCAACGATAACCACCACCGAGGCCATGAGGAAGCGCTTCGAATCGATTTTCGGCCCGGACAGGGTCTCCTTCTCCCATGGGATGCTCTTCCTGAGTTTATACCTTAGCGGGAAGCTCGATGAAAAGTTAATCCACAGATACGCGATGAAGCCCATCTTTGTATCAACCGTGGACCAGGTTCTTCTCGCCTTTTTGGGCTATCCTCGCTTTCCGGTTAGGGAGTTTGCGTTGAGAGGGGCGCACTGGATAATAGACGAGATTCACGCCTACACCCCCTTTACGCTCTCCTTAATCCTCGATGGGATTGAGTACGCCCTGAAGTACCTCGGCACTAAGGTTACCGTCATGTCTGCCACACTCCCGGCACCTCTGGCCGAAGAACTTGGAAGGCGCGGTTTGAAGGAACTTCTTCCGGACAAGGGAGTGGCCTCCAGGTACCATTCGCGGAGGAGAGTTAAGATTAGGATTGGGAACGGGAACCTTTTCGATGCCGTTGATGAAATCGCCCGACAGAGGGGAAAGGTTCTGGTAGTTGCCAACACCGTCGGCAGGGCGAGGAGAGTTTACGAGGAGATAAAAGCTAAGAGGGACGATGTTTACCTCTTCCACTCCCGCTTCATAAACAGGGATAAGAGAGAAAAGATGGAACTCGTCGAGAAAATCAAGAGCGGAATCCTCGTGGCGACGCAGGTGGTGGAGGTTTCCCTCGACATAGACTACGACGTCATGTACACAGAGGTTGCACCGGTAGATGCATTGATCCAGCGCTTTGGCAGGGTGAACAGGAGGGGAAAGAAAAGGGGAATTGCCTACATCTTCGAGCCAGAGGGGAACAAAAAACACCTTCCCTACGACAGGGACGCCTTCGAAGAGACCCTTAATCTTCTGGGAGAGCTTGAAGGAGTGGAAAACGAGCTTGAGCTTTTAAGGCTGAACGACCGCTTTTACACCGCAATCTGGAATAAGTACGAGAGGGAGCTGAAGAAGGGGTTCCTCTGGAAGAGCAGGGACGGGCTGGGCAGGATAACGAAGTGGTCCAGGGGCGAGAAACTGCTCTCAACGAGGGACACCTTCATGAGCCTTCCCGCTGTCCCAAGGCCCTTCCTCGAAAAGGCCATAGACTACGCGAGCAGGTGGGAGGAGAGGAGCCATGAGAAGAGGCTCGATGCGACGGTCTACGTTATCGAGCACACCGTCAACGTTCCAATATGGACGCTGAAGGAGAACCTCCACGACAACGATGACCTCAGGGAGCACTTCGGAGTCTTTGGAGTTGAGCTTGAGTACAGTAGGGAAACTGGATTAACAGAAGAACTTTGA
- a CDS encoding alanyl-tRNA editing protein, protein MTRKLYYEDAYLKEAKAKVLEVRDNALLLDQTIFYPTGGGQPHDRGTINGVEVLDVHKDGENVWHVVAEPEKFNLGQEVELKLDWDYRYRLMRIHSAMHLLEHVLNEVLPGEWELYGSGMSVEKGRYDILYPENVNKWKNEIIETFNRLVDEGGEMRIWWEGETRYTRIRDFEIIPCGGTHVRDIKEIGHLKKFKRSSLGRGKQRLEIWLED, encoded by the coding sequence GTGACTCGCAAGCTCTACTACGAAGATGCCTACCTGAAGGAGGCAAAGGCAAAGGTTTTGGAGGTCAGGGACAACGCCCTTCTCCTCGACCAGACTATATTCTACCCGACCGGCGGCGGCCAGCCCCACGACAGGGGAACGATAAACGGCGTTGAAGTTCTCGACGTTCACAAAGATGGCGAAAACGTCTGGCACGTGGTGGCTGAACCCGAGAAGTTCAATCTTGGCCAGGAGGTCGAGCTCAAGCTCGACTGGGACTACCGCTACAGGCTCATGAGGATCCACAGCGCGATGCACCTGCTTGAGCACGTGCTGAACGAGGTCCTGCCCGGTGAGTGGGAGCTCTACGGCAGTGGAATGAGCGTCGAGAAGGGCAGATACGACATACTCTATCCGGAGAACGTGAATAAGTGGAAAAACGAGATAATCGAGACCTTCAACCGGCTCGTCGATGAGGGCGGCGAGATGAGGATATGGTGGGAAGGCGAAACGCGCTACACCCGGATAAGGGACTTTGAAATAATTCCCTGCGGCGGGACGCACGTGAGGGACATAAAGGAGATAGGCCACCTGAAGAAGTTCAAGCGCTCCAGCCTCGGAAGGGGAAAGCAGAGGCTGGAGATTTGGCTTGAGGATTAG
- a CDS encoding exodeoxyribonuclease VII small subunit produces the protein MKRLLAVLFAAILLTPLIGPNLGLAEDFQPKTYKQDFVFTIVILPNGDANITMKTVWLGPKEEIQKQIEEILNETQNGNMTIEEAIAKFEEEQLQRYVQSLTQSGMSLANESIKSYGIEEGNNITIVFNAIAMNFSKYYSYGDYWEVHLDPTRGYATINVPDTGLPFAVDINNTFIIKLPENATLIEYPKAFAQQYNASKFFVTSKAEGNTVVVKSYIYLEPFLPPDGYNALFGSYKDYYIRYKAPYKGEEHYQSSVMNEYVTLDVYNNGSVRLHMRDEYIEPKSEVEARKAEIISYGVENVTEYILRTYSIALGYRGAIVDDGRVKILGLNETGAPLVIDAEYLLRNFTTFENGSYVYQFDPTLGLANGLTDRLEYGVNHTLYLTINLPDGGKFLEVPDNISENLNGNRFTMTVLREGNSLKITSHVFLRYGAPAEDVTKMLSNYTTATIRYTIPGGTKGGPTETQRMAAVAAAVILVGLAVFFWKRR, from the coding sequence ATGAAGAGATTGCTTGCGGTGCTTTTCGCCGCGATTCTACTGACACCTCTCATTGGCCCAAATCTCGGGCTTGCGGAGGATTTTCAACCGAAGACGTACAAGCAGGACTTCGTTTTTACAATAGTCATTCTGCCCAATGGGGACGCAAACATAACAATGAAGACCGTCTGGCTTGGGCCGAAAGAGGAAATACAGAAGCAGATAGAAGAGATCCTGAATGAGACCCAGAACGGCAACATGACTATTGAAGAGGCCATAGCGAAGTTTGAGGAGGAGCAGCTGCAGAGATACGTTCAGAGCCTCACCCAGTCTGGAATGAGCCTTGCCAACGAGAGCATAAAATCTTATGGCATCGAGGAGGGCAACAACATAACCATAGTTTTCAACGCAATAGCCATGAACTTCTCAAAGTACTACTCCTACGGTGACTACTGGGAGGTTCACCTTGACCCGACCAGGGGCTACGCGACGATAAACGTCCCCGACACGGGGCTTCCCTTTGCCGTTGACATAAACAACACCTTCATCATAAAGCTCCCCGAGAACGCAACGCTCATAGAGTACCCGAAGGCCTTCGCCCAGCAATACAACGCGAGCAAGTTCTTTGTAACTTCAAAGGCTGAGGGGAACACCGTGGTGGTGAAGTCGTACATCTATCTTGAGCCCTTCTTACCCCCCGATGGATACAACGCGCTTTTCGGAAGTTACAAGGACTATTACATTCGCTACAAGGCGCCATACAAGGGTGAGGAACACTACCAGAGCAGTGTCATGAACGAGTATGTCACGCTGGACGTATACAACAACGGTAGCGTCAGGCTTCATATGAGGGACGAGTATATCGAACCCAAGTCCGAGGTCGAGGCCAGGAAGGCCGAGATAATCTCCTACGGCGTTGAGAACGTTACTGAGTATATACTGAGAACGTACTCGATAGCGCTCGGTTATAGAGGTGCCATCGTTGACGATGGCAGGGTCAAGATACTCGGGCTCAACGAGACAGGTGCGCCTTTGGTGATAGACGCCGAATACCTGCTTAGGAACTTCACAACGTTTGAGAATGGCTCGTACGTTTACCAGTTTGATCCAACGCTCGGGCTGGCAAACGGGCTCACGGACAGGCTTGAGTACGGGGTCAATCATACACTATACCTCACGATAAACCTCCCAGATGGAGGGAAGTTCCTTGAGGTGCCGGACAACATAAGCGAGAACCTCAACGGCAACAGGTTCACTATGACCGTGCTGCGGGAAGGAAACAGCCTGAAGATAACCTCCCACGTTTTCCTCCGCTACGGTGCCCCGGCCGAAGACGTCACCAAGATGCTCTCCAACTACACCACGGCGACGATAAGGTACACGATTCCTGGCGGGACGAAAGGAGGCCCGACCGAAACCCAGCGTATGGCCGCTGTTGCGGCCGCGGTCATCCTTGTAGGCCTGGCAGTGTTCTTCTGGAAGAGGCGCTGA
- a CDS encoding dicarboxylate/amino acid:cation symporter: MGLLRKYLNYPVLWKILWGLILGAVFGLIMGYFGYADFVKTYIKPFGDLFVRLLKMLVMPIILASLVVGAASISPARLGRVGVKIVVYYLLTSAFAVFFGLLMGNLFRVGTGISLGTGEGKAIETTPPSLVKTLLNIVPTNPFASLSNGEVLPVIFFAIILGIALTYLINKDDERLRNAGTTLLRAFDGLAEAMYIIVAGVMQYAPIGVFALIAYVMASQGVKVVGPLAKVVVAVYLGLAVQILLVYFVLLKIFGIDPIKFIKKAKDAMLTAFVTRSSSGTLPVTMSVAEEEMGIDRGIFSFTLPLGATINMDGTALYQGVTVLFVANAIGHPLTPSQQLIVVLTAVLASVGTAGVPGAGAIMLAMVLQSVGLDLTAGSPVALAYAMILGIDAILDMGRTMVNVTGDLAGTTIVAKTEGEIDFSKWEQ, encoded by the coding sequence ATGGGGCTCCTGAGAAAGTACCTGAACTATCCGGTTCTGTGGAAGATACTGTGGGGATTAATCCTCGGTGCAGTTTTTGGTTTGATTATGGGCTACTTTGGCTATGCAGACTTCGTCAAGACATACATCAAGCCGTTTGGTGACCTCTTTGTTCGCCTGTTGAAGATGTTAGTGATGCCAATAATCCTCGCATCGCTCGTCGTCGGTGCCGCCAGTATAAGTCCAGCAAGGCTAGGAAGGGTCGGTGTGAAGATAGTGGTCTACTACCTCCTCACATCGGCCTTTGCCGTGTTCTTCGGCCTGCTGATGGGCAACCTCTTCAGGGTCGGAACGGGTATAAGCCTTGGAACCGGTGAGGGAAAGGCCATAGAGACGACGCCGCCTTCCCTTGTGAAGACCCTCCTGAACATAGTACCCACGAACCCATTCGCGTCCCTCTCCAACGGTGAAGTGCTACCCGTGATATTCTTTGCAATAATACTGGGCATAGCGCTGACTTATCTGATAAACAAGGATGACGAGAGGCTCAGGAACGCGGGAACAACGCTCCTCAGGGCCTTTGATGGCCTTGCCGAGGCAATGTACATAATAGTCGCGGGCGTTATGCAGTACGCTCCCATAGGTGTCTTTGCCCTCATAGCCTACGTCATGGCCTCCCAGGGGGTTAAGGTCGTTGGACCGCTGGCCAAGGTCGTGGTTGCGGTCTACCTCGGCCTTGCAGTACAGATACTTTTGGTCTACTTCGTCCTGCTCAAAATCTTTGGCATCGATCCAATCAAGTTCATTAAGAAGGCCAAGGATGCGATGCTTACCGCCTTCGTAACAAGGAGCTCCAGCGGAACCCTGCCCGTTACGATGAGCGTTGCCGAGGAGGAAATGGGCATCGACAGGGGAATATTCTCCTTCACCCTCCCCCTGGGTGCCACGATAAATATGGATGGAACCGCACTTTACCAGGGTGTCACGGTTCTCTTCGTTGCCAACGCCATCGGGCATCCGCTCACACCGAGCCAGCAGCTCATCGTCGTTCTAACAGCCGTTCTGGCCTCTGTTGGAACCGCCGGTGTTCCGGGAGCCGGAGCGATAATGCTCGCCATGGTCCTCCAGAGCGTCGGTCTCGACCTGACCGCTGGAAGTCCCGTTGCTTTGGCCTATGCTATGATACTGGGCATTGATGCCATCCTCGACATGGGCAGGACGATGGTCAACGTCACCGGCGACCTTGCGGGAACGACCATAGTGGCCAAGACGGAGGGGGAGATAGACTTTTCCAAGTGGGAGCAGTGA